One genomic window of Heptranchias perlo isolate sHepPer1 chromosome 12, sHepPer1.hap1, whole genome shotgun sequence includes the following:
- the ptpn5 gene encoding tyrosine-protein phosphatase non-receptor type 5, whose protein sequence is MMGALTQCSPQEEEVGNPEKSQGALQLSQGNRWGWMRRVCLRASYSVLFCVLSQILVLWVGYLCQGYGVVAAGRKVLSLLQYLLMPTLAFPSTKSLLPMQQGLWDTESCCPLLATAILGTVLTGSGILYCLKTVVRQFSSETRRQSMSRQPSFTYSEWPEEKMDEITEPLPEDFDQEEIEAQGLSQSEAQEQAKNQAQPPESPTDFVSESVDQSTLAVKPVGLQERRGSNVSLTLDMCTPGSEEADVQVLSPREQSAWEYLQTASNLLTSQILHERAMDYFTLQKEFLEIPMNFVDPKEFDIPGFGLKNRYKTILPNPHSRVCLTINKPEDPLSSYINANYIRGYGGEEKVYIATQGPTVNTVSDFWTMVWQERSTIIVMITNLEERNEKCTVYWPEDQANYQGIEVIVNNVLHADDYSLRNITLKDGSEERHLKHYWYTSWPDQKTPDNARPLLQLVQEVEEARQQAKKDNSGPVIVHCSAGIGRTGCFIATSICYRELKYAGVVDILRTTCQLRMDRGGMIQTCEQYQFVHHALSLCERQLSQQAEE, encoded by the exons ATGATGGGGGCACTGACACAATGCAGCCCCCAGGAAGAAGAGGTGGGCAACCCAGAAAAATCCCAGGGTGCCTTGCAGCTTAGCCAGGGGAATCGATGGGGCTGGATGAGGAGAGTCTGCCTGAGAGCGAGCTACAGTGTTCTCTTCTGTGTCCTGTCCCAGATCCTG GTCCTCTGGGTTGGATATCTGTGTCAGGGTTACGGAGTGGTTGCTGCTGGACGGAAAGTCCTCAGCCTCCTGCAATACCTACTGATGCCTACACTTGCTTTCCCA agtacaaaa AGTCTCTTGCCTATGCAGCAGGGGCTGTGGGATACAGAGAGCTGCTGCCCTCTACTGGCAACAGCTATACTGGGAACTGTGCTGACAGGCTCTGGG ATCCTCTATTGTCTTAAAACAGTCGTCCGTCAGTTCTCATCAGAGACAAGACGTCAATCGATGAGCCGGCAGCCCTCCTTCACCTACTCGGAATGGCCTGAGGAAAAAATGGATGAAATCACTGAACCACTGCCTGAGGATTTTGACCAGGAAGAGATTGAGGCCCAAGGCCTTTCCCAGTCTGAGGCCCAGGAACAGGCAAAGAACCAGGCCCAGCCCCCTGAGAGCCCCACAGACTTCGTGTCAGAGTCAGTAGATCAGTCAACACTTGCTGTTAAACCGGTTGGACTTCAGGAGAG GAGAGGCTCTAATGTATCCCTGACCCTAGACATGTGTACACCAGGAAGTGAAGAAGCTGATGTGCAGGTGCTGTCACCCAGGGAGCAGTCAGCATGGGAATACTTACAAACAGCATCTAACCTACTCACGTCACAGATACTGCATGAACGAGCCATGGACTACTTCACACTCCAGAAAGAATTCCTT GAAATACCAATGAATTTTGTTGATCCAAAGGAATTTGATATTCCAGGTTTTGGACTGAAAAATCGCTATAAGACAATCCTCCCAA ACCCTCACAGCAGAGTGTGCCTTACCATTAACAAACCAGAGGATCCACTTAGTTCATACATTAATGCTAACTACATTAGG ggctatggaggggaggagaaggtgtACATTGCTACTCAGGGACCAACTGTGAATACCGTGTCGGATTTCTGGACAATGGTTTGGCAGGAGCGGTCAACCATCATTGTCATGATCACAAACCTAGAGGAGAGGAATGAG AAATGTACGGTGTATTGGCCTGAGGATCAAGCCAATTACCAAGGAATCGAAGTCATTGTCAACAATGTTCTACATGCAGATGACTACAGTTTGAGAAACATCACCCTGAAG GATGGCTCAGAGGAACGACATTTAAAGCACTACTGGTACACATCATGGCCAGATCAGAAGACACCAGATAATGCTCGCCCACTTTTACAGCTGGTCCAGGAGGTAGAAGAAGCCAGACAACAAGCAAAGAAGGACAACAGTGGACCAGTGATAGTCCACTGCAG TGCCGGCATTGGGAGAACAGGCTGTTTCATCGCCACCAGCATCTGTTACAGAGAGCTGAAGTATGCCGGTGTGGTTGATATACTGAGGACAACCTGCCAGCTAAGGATGGACAG GGGAGGAATGATCCAGACATGTGAGCAATACCAATTTGTGCACCATGCcctgagtctgtgtgagagacaGCTATCCCAGCAAGCAGAGGAATGA